The segment TCTGGTCAGGCGAACTGGCCCATCAACACCGCGCCAGTGGTAAGCGGGCCGTTCATTGGTCGGCAGAGGCTGCTGGAACAGGCCGAGTCGCTGCTGGCATCTGGTTGCCGGCGGCTGGCTCTGTATGGCTTGCCAGGCAGCGGCAAGAGCACAGCGCTGGCCCGTGTAGTGCGCTCGCCGTTCGCGCAGGCGCAGTTCGCCGACGGCGTGCTGTGGGCTTATCTGGGAGCGCAGCCCGATCTAGCCACCATCCTCGGTGACTGGGGGCTAGCGCTCGGCCTAAGCCAGCATGACCTGGGCCGGCTAAACACAGCGCAGCGCGCGCAGACGCTGCGCCACTTGCTGGATGCGCGGCACATGTTATTCGCCTTCAACGATGTATGGCAATGCGAGCACATCGCGCCGTTGCTCATCGGCAACGAGCACTGCGCCTATGTCCTTGCGACATCGAATGCCGAGGTTGCGCTAGTCTTTGCCGACGCGCATGCCACTCTGCGCGTCGAGGAGTTGACGCTAGAGGAAAGCCTGCAGGTGCTGAACGCCCTAGCCCCTGGCTTGGAAGCAGACTGGCGCGAGGCGATGGAGGAAATCGCGCAGGCGTGCGGCGGTTTGCCGCTGGCGCTGTCCTTGATAGGCCACTACCTGCGTCGCGAATCCCACGCCGGCCAGCCACGGCGCATTCAAGCGGCGTTCGCGCGGTTGCGCGAGCGCCGCGCACGACTGAGCCTACAACCCGCGCTGAGCGAACCCAGCGGGCTTGCGCCCGGTGCGCGCTCGCTAGGCGAGACCATTGCGCTGAGCGTCTCGCTGCTGAGCGCCCGAGAACGGCGCGGTCTGGCCAGCTTGTGCATATTTCTGCCCAAGCCGGTAACCTTCGACGAAGAAGCGGCGCTGGCGGTATTGCGCGCCACTGTCGGCGATCAGGCAGAGCTAAAGGTTCTGGACCGACTAGTAGACGCCAGCTTGATCGAGTGCCGCGGCACTGCCTACAGCATCCATCCGGTCATCGTGGACTGGCATGTGGCCGCTACATCTCCTCGAACAGAGGTGATCCGTGACGCTGCCCGCAAAGCCTTCCTTGAGCATGCGGTGCAGCGACTCCGCTCGCCTGAATTATGCCCGCTTCCGCCAGCCGAGTGGAACGTTGCCTTGACCGCTGTTCAAGCCGCCATCGAGGCACGCGCGCCTCAGGCCGCCGCTCACTTCGCAATCCTCCTGTTCGACTGCCTCGACCGGCGCGGGCTGCGCCCCCTCGCCGAGCGACTGTTAGAGATCGCCGAGGCAGGCCTGCCGAATGATGACTCCGCACAGCGCCACCACCTTGGCATCCTGCGCGGACGCGTACTCCTGTGGCACGGCGAGCTGCGCGCTGCCATCCGCCACCTCGATCAGGTTGTGGCCGACATCCGCGAACGAGCCACCCATCTGCTGCCGACGGCACTGCTTGCCCTGGCTCATGCGCACCTACAGGCCGGCGACGCCCGGCAAGCACTGGATGCCTGCGATCAGGCACTCGCCCTGGACGAGATCAATCGTTCTCCCGACCAACGCCTCGCCGCGCTGGCCACTCGAGTCAGCGCCCTTGGCCACCTGGCCTGCTACGATGAAGCCGAGGCCGCCATCCAGCAGACGCTCAGCCTGGCTCGCGATCTCCAACGCCCTGTGACGGAAACTATCGTCCTAATCTACATGGGTGCTTTGTGCTGGCAGCGTGGCCGCCGCGCCGAAGCTGTCCGATACTTGCAAGCTGGCCTCGACTTGGCTCGTCGCATTGACTTCCGCGATCGCGTACTGTACGCCTCGACAGCGCTGGGGATCATCGCCGCCGAGGGCGGCGACGATGAGACTGCTGAGCGCTACTACCGCGACGCACTTCCGCTCGCCCGCCAGCTCAACAGCTTGCCCAATATCGTGCTGCTGGAATACGCTCTGGGATTGCTGGAGACACAACGCCAGCGCTTTGAATCGGCGCGCCAGCACCTGAGCGAAGCGTTAGGGCTGGCTGAGCAGCATGGGTTCGCCTGGTTCTCTGCCAGCGCGCACGTCGCCTTGGGCGAATATCATCTAGCGCAGAATGCGCTAACAGACGCCGAAGATGCGTTCACGCGCGGCCTGGAGCTTGCCGACCAGCGGGGCTACGCCGACGTGGCCGCGCTTGGGCGATTCGGCCTGGCGCGTGTGCGCGCTGCACACGGCGACACGATCGGCGCGTGCGATCTAGCCGAATCTAGCCTGAAAGAATTGCGTGCCCGCGCGCACTACCGCGCCGACGAAGTGGCGCATTGGATTGACGCGCTACCACCCACCACGCCAGCGCAACTTGAAGGCCTGGGCTAACCCAGGCCTTCACAAGTTTCACTGACCCATCTATTTCTCTCTTTGAAGAGAAGCAGGAGTGATGCTACGGTTCCCGCCGCACGATTGGCACGTAGGCGTAGCGCGGCCCGACCGGGATATTCTGAAAAGCCTTCCCGAAGTGCGCGCTCGCTGCTCCCTGGCTCGGCACAGTCACGCCCACACTGTTCGGCGTGGTGTTCGTGTAGCCAGCTGGGTTGCCCGCGCTCACCGTCCCGCTACCGCTCGGCACACACGCGAATGCATACATCCAGTTCGTCCGCTGCGTCTGCACCCCGAACGTCACCGGCGCCTCCGTCAGTGTTGGTCCGTCCACTCCCAGCAAGAACTGCCCAACCGGTATTGTGTCTGAATACACGAACCCGTTCACTATGCCCGTCCCTGCCGCACACTGCGTCGCGTTGATCATCCCGAAGTCCACCCTCAGCCGACCAGTGTCTGGTGCGCTTAGCGGCACCGCCGCCGGCGTCAGCGCGACATATCCGCTCGGCAATGTGTAGCTCACCACCCCGTTGCCCGCAGGCACCTGCACATAGTAGAACCCGCTCGCGTCCGTCGCGTCGCTCGCACTGAACGTCCCGATCGTCGTCCAGACGTCCACCAGCGCTAGCGGATCATCCCCGGGGCCGATCAGCCCATCCGGCGCGTTCAACGTCGCGTCCGCGTCGCGATACACATAGCCGAACAACCACGCATACCCCTCTGGCGGATCTACGCACACCGGCGACCCAGGCGGGCACTGCCATACCCCGAAGTTTACCTCATGCACCCCCTGTGACGCTACTACCACCGGCACCAGCGCTGGCGTCGTCGCAACCCATCCTGTCTGATTAGTCTGCGTGATCACGCGCCCACCGGCTGCCAGCAGGAAGAAGTAGCTCCCATCCGCCAGCGTCTGCATCGTCTGCCCGTCACTCGCCGTTACTGTCCATCCGCCCAGCCCTACTTCGCTGAAGATGTTGCGCTGCCCGTCGCCGTTCGCATCGTTGAACACCACACCCTTCACCCAGCCGAAGCCCACTGGCGCGCCAAGCGCGTTGCGGAACACCACGTTGTATACCCCACCTTCGACCACCCCGGGTACGCCTACGGGATTCGGCGTCAGGTTGACGTAGCCAGGCGGCACAACTTGGAACACCGCGTAGTTCGTCGGCGTCATCCCAGCATCCACCAGCAGACCCGCATACCCGCTTGTGTCCGTGTTCCGCGTCACCGTCACCAGCCCGGCCGCGCTCACCTGCACGCCTACCATCGCCGTCGCCCCCGTGCCGCTATACACAAACGTCCGGATCAGCGCCTTGCCCGCCGGCACATCCACTGCTGTCGTCGCCACGAACGTGTCCAGGTCGCTCACCCCGTCGAACGAGCGCGCCTCGTTCAGGATCAGCGACCCTGCTGGCGCGCCTGCCTCTACCTTCACCCGCCACGTAATGAACGTCGGCGCTGTGATCCACACTGGCCCACTCCATTCCAGCCGTTGCTGCGCTGCGTTATAGGTCACTACTCCCCGGTTGGACTGCGCCGACCCGGCCACATAGCTCGTCCCAGAAGGCAGTGGATCGGTCACTACTGCGCTCGCCGCCACCGCGTTCCCCGTGTTCTCTAGCCGGATAGTGTAGGTGATCTCCTCCCCTACTCTCGCGCTCAGCGGCTCAGAGAACTTCTCCCCGTTCAGCGACGGCGCAGTGCCAACCAGCACCTCGCGCGTCAGCGTGTACACCCGTCCGCTCGTCACGTCCGTCATCACCGCTGTGTTCTTCAACACTCCGTCTAGCAAGTTCAAGTTCGCCCGAATCGTAATCAGTGCCTGGCCGCCAGGCAGCAGGCTGCCGTCCCATTGCACCATGCTGCCTGCCACATTCACCGTCCCTGCTGTCGCGCCCGCTTGCACATTGCTTAACCCCGCAGGCAGCGGATCGCGCAACTGAATGGTCGAGGTCGTCGTCCCGTCGTTGATCACTGCGATTGTGTAGGTGATCTGGTCGCTCGTTGCGTAGCTCAGCCGATCTGATGTCTTGTATGACCCGGCCAGCGCCGGCCCGCCTGACCCCACTATCGTCCGCGCGCAGCGACGGAAAGTCCCATTCAGCGCGTCGCGCATCGTCGCGCAGTTATCCACCACGGCGTTCGCTACGTTCACCCGCACGCGGAAGCTCACCTCTAGCGACTGCCCGGGGTTTAGCGTCCCCGTCCAGCGCACCCGGTTCTGTAGCGCGCTGTAGATGGCGCTGCCGCTCCCGCCGGTCGCGGTCAGGTTGCCTTGGAAAGTCACCGGGCTTGGCAGCGGATCGTCTATCAGCGTCCCGCTAGCCGCCGCCGTGCCCGTGTTCGTCACCCGGATTGTGTAGGTCAGCACGTCCCCCAATTGCGCTTCGGCGCGATCCACCGTCTTCTCCGCGCTGCTCAGGTTCGACGCTCCTACAGACGCGTTCGCCTCTACGAGCGTGCGCACGCCCGTGCTCTGGTTGATCACCTCTGCTCGGTTGCGGATCAGCCCGCTGCTGAACATCGTCGTCACTTGCGTCTGGAAGGTGATCGTCACCGCCTGACCCGGTGGCATCATGCCGCCCGCGTCCCACGTAATCCGGTTGTTTGCCGCCTGGTAGCTCACGGCGCCGCTCGTCGCCGTCGCCGAGCCAGTCACGTAGCTGGTGTTGAGCGGGATCGGGTCGAACATCTGCGCACCCGCCGCTGCCACACCATTGTTGCGCACCACTACCGTCCACGTCACTACGTTGCCCGGCCCTGCCGTCGCCGGCGTCACGCTCTTAGCGCTCTGCCCAAAGTCACCCGTCGCTGCCACCAGCACCATGTCGCTGAAGGTCGGCGCGGAAGCCCGTCCGCCTTGATACGCAATTACCTCTAGGAAGTAGCGCCGCCCTGGCACCAGTGGGCTGACCAACTGTGGGTTGCTGCCCCCGGCGCACAACACTACCCCCTGCACTGTGGTAGTCTCGCGGGGTACGTTCACGTAGCCCTGCGTCATCAGTGCGCCGCCCTCGTCGCGCAACGCCACGCGGAAGCCATTAGGCCAGCCCTGAAGCGCGTCCTGCGTCACCGTCCAGTGCCCGCGGTAGCAGGCGCGCTCCAGTTGCACATCAATGTCGTCGTTGATCACTGCGCTCTCGCCGTCCCAGACCAATGACGGCCGAGCGAAGGTTTGTTGCTCCAGCGCATATAAGAAGCCGTCAGCGACGCTGGCCAGCACCTCCAGTTGCAGGTCGTTGTCAATGTTAGCAACGGCAATATAGCGCACCGGATAGTAGAAGTTATATGCCCAGACCAGGCTGCCGTTCTCGGCGTTCAGCACATAGAGGTAACCATTTTCCGAGGCGGCCAGGATCTCATCGCCGGCGTCGTTGTCCACGTTGGCTACTGCGATATCGTTGATCGTCCATAGCCGCGCCGCGCCTGGACACATCGTTTCAACAGCGTCCACCTGACCGCCGAGATAGGCCACCGGCTGATTGATGAACGTCTCGCATGTGCCGGTGTTGAACGCCATCCCCAGCCCGCGCGTATAGATGTCGTTCCCGGTCACGCCGGAAGCCGTTGCTAGACTGCCATCCAACCAATTGAACACGATCTCCAGCCCCGGCTCCGCGGTGTTTACATCGGCCACTGACCTTGCTCGGTCATCAACAAAAGGTACGGTGCGTGAGAAAGTCACATTGAAAGCTGCCGTGAAATCAATTACGGTTAGACGGCTCTGCCCAACCGATATCGCCTCCAGCGGACTATCTGCGTCCAATTGTGCCAACATCGGCTGTTGCCGGCTGGCCCAACTGCTCCTCGACATGAGCAAGGCGCCGTCACCACCCGAACGCAACTGGATAAGGTCTGTCTGGAGCAAGAAATCATCGCGCCCATCCATGTTGATGTCTCCGCCGACTGCTACGGGCGCCGATGTATTAGTCCGAGGCGAGCCAAGAGCATACGGATTCCATATTTGCAGCAATGCGCTGCCGGACAGCCGAATGCCATGAACTGGGAATTCGCCGATCCATCCCTCCGACATTAGCAGTTCGCTCTGTGCGGGATTGGAGTCGAACTCGCCAACGCCTAGCAGATGAGGGGTGAGCGTACCGGTTGGAACCGGATAACTAGCCAGAACGCTTTCTGCACCGCTCAGGGGGTTTTTACGCAGTAAACGCACGACATACCCGGTCGGCACCGTGCGCTCGAACAGTGGGTATTCCCACAAACCATCTTGATCAATATCTACAGGATGCCAACGGTTGAGATTGCGATCTTCAAGCAAAGCAAGGCTTTCTAGTCGATACGTCCAGTTCCTCTGCGGCGGGGTCTGCTGTGTAGCATTGTAGGGGTCAAGGTTCTGCAGACCGAACGGCGTCACAATAATCACTTCGTTGCGCGCGTCATTGTTGGTGTTCACCACGTAGGGTTGCACCGTTGCTGTGCCAGCATACATCGCCCGCTGAAACTGGAAGGTTCTGTCGAGATAGCGCAGGAAGCCGTCCGCACCGGCCAGAAGCAGCTCCGGCGTGTTAGGGTTACCCACTCCGCCAATGAATCGCACGTCGTGTGGCACATCGTTGGGGAAGTTAAAGCGACGAATCTCTTCCCCATCGCTGCCGCGATATGCTACAACCGCCGCGTTGTTGCTCTCGATCGCTACTATGTCACGCACGCCGTCGCTGTCGAAGTCGGCGTTGCCTAATACCGCTACTAGAGGCTCCCTGAGCCAGTCGCCACCGAAAGTGACCAGGCGCCTAACCGTGCGCTGCCACTTCAAGGTCGGGGGAATTCCATCGTAGACTCGCACGATCAGATTGCTGCCGGTCGGCTCGCATAGGACAAGCTCGTCAAACGCGTCGGCATCTAGGTTGGCCGCGCCACACCAATACTGGTTGTTGACCGAGGCAATCGTTGTCCCATTTAGCGGATCATGAATCACCGTTTGCCACTGCCCAGCGATCTGTCGGGAGAGTACCACTTCGCGATCTCCGCCGTTCAAGTCGGCTATGCCCACTACTTGCTGTGAAGTCTGTGTAGTCGTATTCACCCACAACGTCGTGATCGGATAGCTTGGCGCTGCACCGATTCGACTGATTGCGAACGCAGCGTAGGGCG is part of the Candidatus Methylacidiphilales bacterium genome and harbors:
- a CDS encoding NB-ARC domain-containing protein, producing the protein MRAVVRDFIERLRPASTVPSPLDRRWRAYLTLTEHYLEGKPLAEIARELSVQPVSCRRALQQALDALGTQLQEAEARAITSVAASTTSNSGQANWPINTAPVVSGPFIGRQRLLEQAESLLASGCRRLALYGLPGSGKSTALARVVRSPFAQAQFADGVLWAYLGAQPDLATILGDWGLALGLSQHDLGRLNTAQRAQTLRHLLDARHMLFAFNDVWQCEHIAPLLIGNEHCAYVLATSNAEVALVFADAHATLRVEELTLEESLQVLNALAPGLEADWREAMEEIAQACGGLPLALSLIGHYLRRESHAGQPRRIQAAFARLRERRARLSLQPALSEPSGLAPGARSLGETIALSVSLLSARERRGLASLCIFLPKPVTFDEEAALAVLRATVGDQAELKVLDRLVDASLIECRGTAYSIHPVIVDWHVAATSPRTEVIRDAARKAFLEHAVQRLRSPELCPLPPAEWNVALTAVQAAIEARAPQAAAHFAILLFDCLDRRGLRPLAERLLEIAEAGLPNDDSAQRHHLGILRGRVLLWHGELRAAIRHLDQVVADIRERATHLLPTALLALAHAHLQAGDARQALDACDQALALDEINRSPDQRLAALATRVSALGHLACYDEAEAAIQQTLSLARDLQRPVTETIVLIYMGALCWQRGRRAEAVRYLQAGLDLARRIDFRDRVLYASTALGIIAAEGGDDETAERYYRDALPLARQLNSLPNIVLLEYALGLLETQRQRFESARQHLSEALGLAEQHGFAWFSASAHVALGEYHLAQNALTDAEDAFTRGLELADQRGYADVAALGRFGLARVRAAHGDTIGACDLAESSLKELRARAHYRADEVAHWIDALPPTTPAQLEGLG